Proteins from a genomic interval of Acinonyx jubatus isolate Ajub_Pintada_27869175 chromosome B4, VMU_Ajub_asm_v1.0, whole genome shotgun sequence:
- the LOC106969345 gene encoding olfactory receptor 8S1-like yields the protein MYMNRKAKALGVNWRHKRSSDVFLSWIPRVNIFITMRNHSIVSEFILLMLSADPQTQILLFMLFLVIYVLTLMGNLVMLLVIRTDSHLHMPMYFFLRQLSFLDLCHPTVTVPKMLENLLSESKAIFVESCLAQAFFVFATGGTEACLLAVMAYDRYVAISSPLLYGQVMSNQLCVGMVWGSWGLAFVDALINILLAVNLDYCEDQTLPHFSCELSSLFPLSCSDTSTNFTLLLCSSVLHFFGTFVMIVFSYVRIVSTILSISSTSGRSKAFSTCSSHLTTVILFYGSGFLSYLLPTSGSRLEMVFLKYSVVTPMLNPLVYSLQNKEVKTAMRILRRYVNSFT from the coding sequence TGAACAGGAAGGCTAAAGCATTAGGGGTAAATTGGAGGCACAAAAGGAGTTCTgatgtctttctttcttggaTTCCCAgggtaaatatttttatcaccatGAGAAACCACAGCATTGTCAGTGAGTTCATCCTCCTTATGTTATCTGCTGACCCTCAGACTCAAATTCTGCTCTTCATGTTGTTTCTGGTGATTTACGTCCTGACCCTGATGGGGAACCTGGTGATGCTGCTGGTGATTAGGACTGATTCTCACCTTCACATGCCCATGTACTTCTTTTTGAGACAACTGTCCTTCCTGGACCTCTGCCACCCAACTGTCACAGTCCCCAAGATGCTGGAGAATCTACTTTCTGAAAGCAAAGCCATCTTTGTAGAGAGCTGCCTGGCTCAGGCCTTCTTTGTGTTTGCCACCGGGGGCACGGAGGCCTGTCTGCTGGCtgtgatggcctatgaccgctatgtaGCCATCAGCTCCCCTCTGCTCTATGGCCAGGTGATGAGCAACCAGCTCTGTGTTGGGATGGTGTGGGGTTCCTGGGGCCTGGCCTTTGTTGATGCTCTCATTAATATCCTCTTGGCTGTCAATTTAGACTATTGCGAGGACCAGACTCTTCCCCACTTCAGCTGTGAgctgtcttctctcttccctctgtcttgTTCTGATACCTCGACCAACTTCACACTCCTGCTGTGCTCCTCTGTCTTGCATTTCTTTGGAACCTTCGTTATGATTGTTTTTTCCTATGTTCGCATTGTCTCCACCATCCTGAGCATCAGCTCCACGTCAGGCAGAAGCAAGGCCTTCTCTACTTGCTCTTCTCACCTCACTACTGTGATCTTGTTCTATGGCTCAGGTTTCCTCAGCTATCTCTTGCCAACTTCAGGCTCCCGTCTGGAGATGGTGTTCTTGAAATACAGCGTGGTCACTCCCATGCTGAACCCCCTTGTCTACAGCCTACAGAACAAGGAGGTGAAGACAGCTATGAGAATATTAAGAAGATATGTTAATTCTTTCACATAG